From one Leishmania panamensis strain MHOM/PA/94/PSC-1 chromosome 11 sequence genomic stretch:
- a CDS encoding hypothetical protein (TriTrypDB/GeneDB-style sysID: LpmP.11.0770) codes for MAAADQLRYAAQLIELARSEETEDGNPLTAVRYYTTAMEIIASEASNLAASITRNEARRFFLFQVRSKLDMYYQRAELLLQVASGSGLLDKPSIGNGDTPPFQVSYPPALYTPAVASDKSNSGDGAGGGGSVLGIPLLPQQMMPTASPPQTQSGHGNSNELPISLYLKPDDDGTAAPPPVTSELDLDKLMKNLGAPPDM; via the coding sequence ATGGCCGCCGCTGATCAACTCCGTTACGCGGCTCAGCTGATCGAGCTGGCGCGCAGCGAAGAGACGGAAGACGGCAACCCGCTCACAGCGGTGCGCTACTACACAACAGCGATGGAGATTATCGCCTCAGAGGCGTCGAACCTAGCGGCGTCGATTACGAGGAATGAGGCGCgtcgcttctttctctttcaaGTCCGGTCGAAGCTCGACATGTACTACCAACGCGCGGAACTGCTTCTGCAAGTCGCGAGCGGATCGGGGCTTCTCGACAAGCCCAGTATTGGCAACGGCGACACCCCGCCTTTCCAAGTTAGCTACCCACCTGCGCTCTAcacgccggcggtggcgagcgACAAGAGCAAtagtggcgacggcgcgggcggtggtggtagtgtACTTGGcattccgctgctgccacagcagaTGATGCCCACCGCTTCACCCCCTCAAACTCAATCTGGGCATGGCAACTCCAACGAGCTGCCGATAAGTCTCTACCTGAAGCCTGATGACGACGGaaccgcagcaccgccgccggtgacATCGGAGCTGGATCTTGACAAGCTCATGAAGAACCTCGGCGCACCACCAGATATGTAG
- a CDS encoding 40S ribosomal protein S21, putative (TriTrypDB/GeneDB-style sysID: LpmP.11.0780): protein MATIGMFNEEGENVDLYIPRKCHATNTLIEAHDHAAVQISIANVGSNGVIDGTTTTLCIAGYLRSQGESDHAINHIAIDRRIVRIKTGKPKRASKSKSKKPAARGAAAGGAAAQKGARPSAQKGARPPAQKGARPSAQKGARPPAQKGAAPTRKSRA, encoded by the coding sequence ATGGCGACCATTGGTATGTTTAACGAGGAGGGCGAGAACGTGGACCTCTACATCCCACGCAAGTGCCACGCGACGAACACGCTGATTGAGGCGCACGACCATGCCGCCGTGCAGATCTCGATCGCGAACGTTGGCTCGAACGGCGTGATCGAcggcacgacgacgacgctgtgCATTGCTGGCTACCTGCGCTCGCAGGGCGAGTCGGACCACGCGATCAACCACATCGCGATCGACCGCAGAATTGTGCGCATCAAGACCGGCAAGCCGAAGCGCGCGTCTAAGTCGAAGTCGAAGAAGCCCGCCGCGaggggcgccgccgctggtggtgctgctgcgcagaagGGGGCTCGCCCGTCTGCACAGAAGGGGGCTCGCCCGCCTGCCCAGAAGGGAGCCCGCCCGTCTGCACAGAAGGGGGCTCGCCCGCCTGCGCAGAAGGGAGCTGCCCCGACCCGCAAGAGCCGCGCTTAG
- a CDS encoding 40S ribosomal protein S21, putative (TriTrypDB/GeneDB-style sysID: LpmP.11.0790), whose amino-acid sequence MATIGMFNEEGENVDLYIPRKCHATNTLIEAHDHAAVQISIANVGSNGVIDGTTTTLCIAGYLRSQGESDHAINHIAIDRRIVRIKTGKPKRASKSKSKKPAARGAAAGGAAAQKGARPSAQKGARPPAQKGARPSAQKGARPPAQKGARPSAQKGARPPAQKGAAPTRKSRA is encoded by the coding sequence ATGGCGACCATTGGTATGTTCAACGAGGAGGGCGAGAACGTGGACCTCTACATCCCACGCAAGTGCCACGCGACGAACACGCTGATTGAGGCGCACGACCATGCCGCCGTGCAGATCTCGATCGCGAACGTTGGCTCGAACGGCGTGATCGAcggcacgacgacgacgctgtgCATTGCTGGCTACCTGCGCTCGCAGGGCGAGTCGGACCACGCGATCAACCACATCGCGATCGACCGCAGAATTGTGCGCATCAAGACCGGCAAGCCGAAGCGCGCGTCTAAGTCGAAGTCGAAGAAGCCCGCCGCGaggggcgccgccgctggtggtgctgctgcgcagaagGGGGCTCGCCCGTCTGCCCAGAAGGGGGCTCGCCCGCCTGCCCAGAAGGGAGCCCGCCCGTCTGCACAGAAGGGGGCTCGCCCGCCTGCCCAGAAGGGAGCCCGCCCGTCTGCACAGAAGGGGGCTCGCCCGCCTGCGCAGAAGGGAGCTGCCCCGACCCGCAAGAGCCGCGCTTAG